One Rhodohalobacter sp. SW132 DNA window includes the following coding sequences:
- a CDS encoding type II toxin-antitoxin system VapC family toxin: MNQYLLDTNICIYYIKGLYDLKSKFEEIGPEYCFISEITLAELKFGVAKSKAKKKNQKALENFLSGIQILPIFPALDIYAEEKARLQKSGKIIDDFDLLIGATAVSFDLTMVTNNTSHFSRLTDIKLEDWSVTP, from the coding sequence TTGAATCAATACCTGCTGGACACAAATATTTGTATTTATTACATCAAGGGATTGTACGATCTGAAATCAAAGTTTGAGGAGATCGGCCCGGAATATTGTTTTATATCCGAAATTACTTTGGCTGAATTAAAATTTGGAGTCGCTAAAAGCAAGGCAAAGAAGAAGAATCAAAAAGCCCTTGAAAACTTTTTAAGTGGTATTCAGATACTCCCTATTTTTCCTGCACTTGATATCTATGCTGAAGAAAAGGCACGTCTGCAAAAATCAGGAAAAATTATAGACGATTTTGATCTTTTAATCGGTGCTACTGCTGTTTCATTCGATTTGACAATGGTAACAAATAATACAAGTCACTTTAGCCGGCTAACTGATATAAAGCTGGAAGATTGGTCGGTTACTCCTTAA